One Chiloscyllium punctatum isolate Juve2018m chromosome 19, sChiPun1.3, whole genome shotgun sequence genomic window carries:
- the LOC140491446 gene encoding protein-tyrosine sulfotransferase 1-like isoform X2 has translation MVGKLKQNLLLACLVISSLTVFYLGRYAIECHHRVEEHTQQHSNILDSGRSLRYISKSGFKNSSSRFVYNKDMPLIFIGGVPRSGTTLMRAMLDAHPEIRCGEETRVIPRILAMKQMWSRSGREKQRLDEAGVTDEVLDSAMQAFLLEIIVKHGEPATYLCNKDPFALKSLTYLSKIFPNAKFILMIRDGRASVHSMITRKVTIAGFDLSSYRDCLTKWNRAIETMYNQCLETGFNKCLPVHYEQLVLHPETWMKNVLKFLGVPWNTAVLHHEEMIGKAGGVSLSKVERSTDQVIKPVNVEALSKWVGKIPHEVVREMPVIAPMLAKLGYDPYANPPNYGKPDPAVIENTKRVIKGDFQLPAILKDLPEVRS, from the exons ATGGTAGGCAAATTAAAACAGAACTTATTATTAGCATGTTTAGTGATCAGCTCACTAACTGTATTTTATCTTGGCCGTTATGCAATAGAATGCCACCATAGAGTAGAAGAGCATACGCAGCAGCATTCTAACATTCTAGATAGTGGCAGATCATTACGTTACATTTCAAAATCTGGATTCAAAAATAGTTCAAGTAGATTTGTTTACAACAAAGACATGCCATTAATATTTATTGGAGGAGTACCAAGAAGTGGCACCACACTCATGAGAGCAATGCTTGATGCCCATCCTGAAATTCGCTGTGGCGAGGAAACCCGGGTTATTCCTAGAATCCTTGCAATGAAACAAATGTGGAGCAGATCTGGCCGAGAGAAACAGCGATTGGATGAAGCTGGTGTTACTGATGAGGTGCTGGACTCGGCCATGCAAGCCTTTTTATTAGAAATTATTGTTAAACATGGGGAACCTGCTACGTACTTATGCAATAAAGATCCATTTGCTCTCAAATCGTTGACTTATTTGAGCAAAATTTTTCCCAATGCCAAATTCATTCTAATGATACGGGATGGACGTGCTTCAGTACATTCCATGATTACTCGGAAAGTTACCATAGCTGGATTTGacctcagcagttacagagaCTGTCTGACCAAATGGAACCGTGCTATTGAGACCATGTATAATCAATGTTTGGAAACTGGGTTTAATAAGTGTTTACCAGTACACTATGAACAACTCGTTTTGCATCCTGAAACTTGGATGAAGAATGTTCTGAAGTTCCTAGGTGTTCCTTGGAATACAGCAGTATTGCATCATGAAGAAATGATAGGGAAAGCAGGAGGTGTTTCTCTTTCTAA GGTTGAGCGATCTACTGATCAAGTCATCAAACCAGTCAATGTTGAAGCCTTGTCAAAATGGGTGGGAAAAATTCCGCATGAGGTAGTTCGTGAAATGCCAGTGATTGCACCTATGTTAGCAAAGCTTGGATATGATCCATATGCAAATCCACCCAATTATGGAAAACCAGATCCAGCAGTTATTGAAAACACTAAAAGG
- the LOC140491446 gene encoding protein-tyrosine sulfotransferase 1-like isoform X1, translating into MVGKLKQNLLLACLVISSLTVFYLGRYAIECHHRVEEHTQQHSNILDSGRSLRYISKSGFKNSSSRFVYNKDMPLIFIGGVPRSGTTLMRAMLDAHPEIRCGEETRVIPRILAMKQMWSRSGREKQRLDEAGVTDEVLDSAMQAFLLEIIVKHGEPATYLCNKDPFALKSLTYLSKIFPNAKFILMIRDGRASVHSMITRKVTIAGFDLSSYRDCLTKWNRAIETMYNQCLETGFNKCLPVHYEQLVLHPETWMKNVLKFLGVPWNTAVLHHEEMIGKAGGVSLSKVERSTDQVIKPVNVEALSKWVGKIPHEVVREMPVIAPMLAKLGYDPYANPPNYGKPDPAVIENTKRQSFEVLPIESRLGGGSCEAQLFAGNQR; encoded by the exons ATGGTAGGCAAATTAAAACAGAACTTATTATTAGCATGTTTAGTGATCAGCTCACTAACTGTATTTTATCTTGGCCGTTATGCAATAGAATGCCACCATAGAGTAGAAGAGCATACGCAGCAGCATTCTAACATTCTAGATAGTGGCAGATCATTACGTTACATTTCAAAATCTGGATTCAAAAATAGTTCAAGTAGATTTGTTTACAACAAAGACATGCCATTAATATTTATTGGAGGAGTACCAAGAAGTGGCACCACACTCATGAGAGCAATGCTTGATGCCCATCCTGAAATTCGCTGTGGCGAGGAAACCCGGGTTATTCCTAGAATCCTTGCAATGAAACAAATGTGGAGCAGATCTGGCCGAGAGAAACAGCGATTGGATGAAGCTGGTGTTACTGATGAGGTGCTGGACTCGGCCATGCAAGCCTTTTTATTAGAAATTATTGTTAAACATGGGGAACCTGCTACGTACTTATGCAATAAAGATCCATTTGCTCTCAAATCGTTGACTTATTTGAGCAAAATTTTTCCCAATGCCAAATTCATTCTAATGATACGGGATGGACGTGCTTCAGTACATTCCATGATTACTCGGAAAGTTACCATAGCTGGATTTGacctcagcagttacagagaCTGTCTGACCAAATGGAACCGTGCTATTGAGACCATGTATAATCAATGTTTGGAAACTGGGTTTAATAAGTGTTTACCAGTACACTATGAACAACTCGTTTTGCATCCTGAAACTTGGATGAAGAATGTTCTGAAGTTCCTAGGTGTTCCTTGGAATACAGCAGTATTGCATCATGAAGAAATGATAGGGAAAGCAGGAGGTGTTTCTCTTTCTAA GGTTGAGCGATCTACTGATCAAGTCATCAAACCAGTCAATGTTGAAGCCTTGTCAAAATGGGTGGGAAAAATTCCGCATGAGGTAGTTCGTGAAATGCCAGTGATTGCACCTATGTTAGCAAAGCTTGGATATGATCCATATGCAAATCCACCCAATTATGGAAAACCAGATCCAGCAGTTATTGAAAACACTAAAAGG